In a genomic window of Gambusia affinis linkage group LG04, SWU_Gaff_1.0, whole genome shotgun sequence:
- the man2b1 gene encoding lysosomal alpha-mannosidase isoform X2, with amino-acid sequence MAASCYFFVAALLLLCSGVLSFPVGQEKRDATTCGYQSCHATKPSMLNVHLVPHTHDDVGWLKTVDQYFYGDRNDIQHAGVQYILDSVVDQLLKNPDRRFIYVETGFFYRWWKQQSSSTQQTVKQLVNQGRLEFVNGGWCMSDEATTHYSAVIDQMTIGLRFLNETFGICGWPRVAWHIDPFGHAREHASLFAQMGYDGFFFGRLDYQDRTRRMKAKEQELLWRASDSLTPPMADLFTGILPNGYNPPEGFCWDQLCADAPIRDDPDLEDYNVDDVVQRFLRAAKSQALVYKTNHIIMTMGSDFQYENANLWYKNLDKLIRYVNDQQGNGSNVNVLYSTPSCYLQELHKANLTWPLKTDDFFPYADNAHNFWTGYFTSRPALKRYERISNSNLQSCNQLEVLGGPVSRKGLFGQGDSETLRKAMAVAQHHDAVSGTEKQHVANDYAKMLAKGWQHCQVLVSNSLASLTGSSAERIYCDNLNVSVCPLTESSSKFSLSVYNPLGRSVTWPVRLPVNGTVYAVTDAQGKPVDCQVLPVSRATQEVRRSRGFARNELVFQVQAPPLGYSSYSVSLLQDGRPSSSPQHQAPTSIQNKFLQVTFDPDTGLLSGLSNLETKQAIKLSQNFYWYNASDGNNDESRQTSGAYIFRPNSSTPVMVSSKARVEIFQNSVVQEVRQWFSPWVSQVVRLYPDSKAVELEWTVGPVPVSDDQGKEVITRLDTSIKTAEFFYTDSNGREVLQRKKDFRPTWQLKQTEPIAGNYYPINSRAFLKDDKDQLTVVTDRSQGGASIYNGSLEIMLHRRLLHDDYRGVGEALDESSELFPDGLVVRGRHLLSLEPPATAADTHRPLAQEVVSQPLLSFTEGDLNPNARLEFSGLQASLPPAVHLLTLSQWDEESVLLRLEHQFQSWESKASSQPVTVNLQKLFSTLNVLGVSELNLSANQWKDEMKRFDWSPEKEEKPLLKTFEDPSAWEITLRPMEIRTFLLRVTFK; translated from the exons ATGGCGGCCAGCTGCTACTTCTTTGTGGCTGCTTTGCTGTTGCTCTGCAGCGGGGTTTTAAGTTTTCCTGTCGGCCAAGAGAAAAGAGACGCCACCACCTGCGGATACCAG TCATGTCATGCCACCAAGCCCAGCATGCTGAATGTCCACCTGGTTCCTCACACACACGACGACGTGGGCTGGCTAAAGACCGTGGACCAGTACTTCTATGGAG ATCGTAACGACATCCAACACGCCGGCGTTCAGTACATCCTGGACTCGGTGGTGGATCAGCTGCTGAAGAACCCAGACAGACGGTTCATCTACGTGGAGACGGGCTTCTTCTACCGCTGGTGGAagcagcagagctccagcacgCAGCAGACGGTCAAGCAGCTGGTTAACCAAG GTCGGCTGGAGTTTGTAAATGGTGGCTGGTGTATGAGCGACGAGGCCACGACGCACTACAGCGCCGTCATCGACCAGATGACCATCGGCCTGAGGTTTCTGAACGAGACCTTTGGGATCTGCGGTTGGCCCAGGGTAGCCTGGCACATTGACCCCTTTGGCCACGCCCGCGAACACGCCTCTCTTTTTGCACAG ATGGGATACGACGGCTTCTTCTTCGGTCGCCTGGACTACCAGGACCGGACTCGCAGGATGAAGGCGAAGGAGCAGGAGCTCCTCTGGAGAGCCTCAGACAGCCTCACACCCCCCATGGCCGACCTTTTCACag GAATCCTTCCCAACGGGTACAACCCTCCAGAAGGGTTCTGCTGGGACCAGCTGTGCGCCGACGCACCAATCAGAGACGACCCCGACCTTGAGGATTATAACGTTGACGATGTTGTCCAGCGTTTCCTTCGCGCCGCCAAGAGTCAG GCGTTGGTGTACAAGACCAACCACATCATTATGACCATGGGCTCAGACTTCCAGTACGAGAACGCCAACCTGTGGTACAAGAACCTGGACAAGCTGATCCGCTACGTCAACGACCAGCAGGGCAACGGCAGCAACGTCAACGTCCTCTATTCCACTCCATCCTGCTACCTGCAGGAGCTTCACAAAGCTAACCTCACCTG GCCTCTGAAGACGGATGATTTCTTTCCCTACGCGGACAACGCTCATAACTTCTGGACGGGGTACTTCACAAGCCGACCGGCGCTGAAACGCTACGAGAGGATCAGCAACAGCAACCTGCAG TCTTGTAATCAGCTGGAGGTTCTGGGCGGTCCAGTTTCCAGGAAGGGGCTGTTTGGACAGGGTGACAGTGAGACTTtga GGAAAGCAATGGCTGTGGCTCAGCACCATGACGCAGTGTCAGGAACAGAGAAACAACATGTTGCTAACGACTACGCCAAGATGCTAGCCAAAGGCTGGCAACACTGCCAG GTTTTGGTCAGCAACAGTTTGGCTTCCCTCACTGGCTCCTCTGCTGAAAGAATCTACTGTGATAATCTCAACGTCAGTGTGTGTCCTCTAACCGAGTCCAGCAGCaag TTCTCACTCAGTGTGTACAACCCTCTGGGTCGGTCCGTCACCTGGCCCGTCAGGCTGCCGGTCAACGGAACGGTGTACGCCGTCACTGACGCTCAAGGAAAACCCGTGGACTGTCAG gTGCTTCCTGTGTCCAGAGCCACGCAGGAAGTGAGGAGGAGCCGAGGCTTCGCCAGGAACGAGCTGGTGTTCCAGGTCCAAGCTCCTCCTCTGGGTTACAGCAGCTACTCTGTGTCCCTGCTGCAGGACGGGCGGCCATCGTCCTCACCTCAACACCAGGCTCCCACCAGCATCCAAAACAAG TTCCTTCAAGTCACCTTTGACCCTGACACTGGCCTTTTGTCCGGTCTCAGCAACCTGGAAACCAAACAGGCCATAAAGCTTTCACAAAACTTCTACTG GTACAATGCCAGTGACGGCAACAACGACGAGAGTCGTCAGACCTCTGGAGCCTACATCTTCAGACCCAACTCCTCCACACCTGTCATGGTCAGCAGTAAGGCCAGAGTGGAGATCTTTCAG AACTCGGTGGTGCAGGAGGTGCGGCAGTGGTTCTCTCCCTGGGTGTCTCAGGTGGTCCGACTCTACCCCGACAGTAAAGCCGTGGAGCTGGAGTGGACGGTCGGACCGGTGCCGGTCAG TGATGACCAGGGGAAGGAAGTGATCACTCGTCTGGACACCAGCATTAAAACCGCAGAGTTTTTCTACACCGACTCAAACGGCAGAGAAGTTCTCCAGAGAAA GAAAGATTTCCGCCCCACATGGCAGCTCAAGCAAACGGAACCCATTGCTGGAAATTATTACCCCATCAACTCTCGGGCCTTTCTAAAG GATGACAAGGACCAACTCACAGTCGTGACAGATCGCTCACAGGGAGGAGCGAGTATATACAACGGGTCTCTGGAGATCATG CTTCACCGCCGGCTGCTGCATGACGACTACCGCGGTGTCGGTGAAGCCCTTGATGAGAGTTCGGAGCTCTTCCCCGACGGCCTGGTGGTCCGCGGTCGCCACCTCCTCTCCCTGGAGCCGCCTGCCACCGCCGCAGACACACACCGCCCCCTGGCGCAGGAAGTGGTATCACAACCGCTGCTGTCCTTCACAGAGGGAGACCTGAACCCTAACGCACGGCTGGAG ttttcaggCCTTCAAGCAtcgctgccccctgctgtccaCCTCCTGACACTGAGTCAGTGGGACGAGGAGTCCGTCCTGCTCAGACTAGAGCATCAGTTCCAGAGCTGGGAGAGCAAAGCCAGCTCCCAACCCGTCACAGTCAACCTTCAG aAGCTGTTTTCCACTCTGAATGTTCTGGGTGTTTCTGAGCTGAACctttcagccaatcagtggaAAGATGAGATGAAGCGTTTTGATTGGTCTCCTGAAAAAG AAGAGAAACCCCTGCTGAAGACGTTTGAGGATCCGTCTGCGTGGGAAATCACCCTGAGGCCCATGGagatcagaacatttttactcagggtcacatttaaataa
- the man2b1 gene encoding lysosomal alpha-mannosidase isoform X1: MAASCYFFVAALLLLCSGVLSFPVGQEKRDATTCGYQSCHATKPSMLNVHLVPHTHDDVGWLKTVDQYFYGDRNDIQHAGVQYILDSVVDQLLKNPDRRFIYVETGFFYRWWKQQSSSTQQTVKQLVNQGRLEFVNGGWCMSDEATTHYSAVIDQMTIGLRFLNETFGICGWPRVAWHIDPFGHAREHASLFAQMGYDGFFFGRLDYQDRTRRMKAKEQELLWRASDSLTPPMADLFTGILPNGYNPPEGFCWDQLCADAPIRDDPDLEDYNVDDVVQRFLRAAKSQALVYKTNHIIMTMGSDFQYENANLWYKNLDKLIRYVNDQQGNGSNVNVLYSTPSCYLQELHKANLTWPLKTDDFFPYADNAHNFWTGYFTSRPALKRYERISNSNLQSCNQLEVLGGPVSRKGLFGQGDSETLRKAMAVAQHHDAVSGTEKQHVANDYAKMLAKGWQHCQVLVSNSLASLTGSSAERIYCDNLNVSVCPLTESSSKFSLSVYNPLGRSVTWPVRLPVNGTVYAVTDAQGKPVDCQVLPVSRATQEVRRSRGFARNELVFQVQAPPLGYSSYSVSLLQDGRPSSSPQHQAPTSIQNKFLQVTFDPDTGLLSGLSNLETKQAIKLSQNFYWYNASDGNNDESRQTSGAYIFRPNSSTPVMVSSKARVEIFQNSVVQEVRQWFSPWVSQVVRLYPDSKAVELEWTVGPVPVSDDQGKEVITRLDTSIKTAEFFYTDSNGREVLQRKKDFRPTWQLKQTEPIAGNYYPINSRAFLKDDKDQLTVVTDRSQGGASIYNGSLEIMLHRRLLHDDYRGVGEALDESSELFPDGLVVRGRHLLSLEPPATAADTHRPLAQEVVSQPLLSFTEGDLNPNARLEFSGLQASLPPAVHLLTLSQWDEESVLLRLEHQFQSWESKASSQPVTVNLQKLFSTLNVLGVSELNLSANQWKDEMKRFDWSPEKETLTSEVNLMCRLSSQSDVFASCSSPAHLVQRAEVDSLTCLQSASTQ; this comes from the exons ATGGCGGCCAGCTGCTACTTCTTTGTGGCTGCTTTGCTGTTGCTCTGCAGCGGGGTTTTAAGTTTTCCTGTCGGCCAAGAGAAAAGAGACGCCACCACCTGCGGATACCAG TCATGTCATGCCACCAAGCCCAGCATGCTGAATGTCCACCTGGTTCCTCACACACACGACGACGTGGGCTGGCTAAAGACCGTGGACCAGTACTTCTATGGAG ATCGTAACGACATCCAACACGCCGGCGTTCAGTACATCCTGGACTCGGTGGTGGATCAGCTGCTGAAGAACCCAGACAGACGGTTCATCTACGTGGAGACGGGCTTCTTCTACCGCTGGTGGAagcagcagagctccagcacgCAGCAGACGGTCAAGCAGCTGGTTAACCAAG GTCGGCTGGAGTTTGTAAATGGTGGCTGGTGTATGAGCGACGAGGCCACGACGCACTACAGCGCCGTCATCGACCAGATGACCATCGGCCTGAGGTTTCTGAACGAGACCTTTGGGATCTGCGGTTGGCCCAGGGTAGCCTGGCACATTGACCCCTTTGGCCACGCCCGCGAACACGCCTCTCTTTTTGCACAG ATGGGATACGACGGCTTCTTCTTCGGTCGCCTGGACTACCAGGACCGGACTCGCAGGATGAAGGCGAAGGAGCAGGAGCTCCTCTGGAGAGCCTCAGACAGCCTCACACCCCCCATGGCCGACCTTTTCACag GAATCCTTCCCAACGGGTACAACCCTCCAGAAGGGTTCTGCTGGGACCAGCTGTGCGCCGACGCACCAATCAGAGACGACCCCGACCTTGAGGATTATAACGTTGACGATGTTGTCCAGCGTTTCCTTCGCGCCGCCAAGAGTCAG GCGTTGGTGTACAAGACCAACCACATCATTATGACCATGGGCTCAGACTTCCAGTACGAGAACGCCAACCTGTGGTACAAGAACCTGGACAAGCTGATCCGCTACGTCAACGACCAGCAGGGCAACGGCAGCAACGTCAACGTCCTCTATTCCACTCCATCCTGCTACCTGCAGGAGCTTCACAAAGCTAACCTCACCTG GCCTCTGAAGACGGATGATTTCTTTCCCTACGCGGACAACGCTCATAACTTCTGGACGGGGTACTTCACAAGCCGACCGGCGCTGAAACGCTACGAGAGGATCAGCAACAGCAACCTGCAG TCTTGTAATCAGCTGGAGGTTCTGGGCGGTCCAGTTTCCAGGAAGGGGCTGTTTGGACAGGGTGACAGTGAGACTTtga GGAAAGCAATGGCTGTGGCTCAGCACCATGACGCAGTGTCAGGAACAGAGAAACAACATGTTGCTAACGACTACGCCAAGATGCTAGCCAAAGGCTGGCAACACTGCCAG GTTTTGGTCAGCAACAGTTTGGCTTCCCTCACTGGCTCCTCTGCTGAAAGAATCTACTGTGATAATCTCAACGTCAGTGTGTGTCCTCTAACCGAGTCCAGCAGCaag TTCTCACTCAGTGTGTACAACCCTCTGGGTCGGTCCGTCACCTGGCCCGTCAGGCTGCCGGTCAACGGAACGGTGTACGCCGTCACTGACGCTCAAGGAAAACCCGTGGACTGTCAG gTGCTTCCTGTGTCCAGAGCCACGCAGGAAGTGAGGAGGAGCCGAGGCTTCGCCAGGAACGAGCTGGTGTTCCAGGTCCAAGCTCCTCCTCTGGGTTACAGCAGCTACTCTGTGTCCCTGCTGCAGGACGGGCGGCCATCGTCCTCACCTCAACACCAGGCTCCCACCAGCATCCAAAACAAG TTCCTTCAAGTCACCTTTGACCCTGACACTGGCCTTTTGTCCGGTCTCAGCAACCTGGAAACCAAACAGGCCATAAAGCTTTCACAAAACTTCTACTG GTACAATGCCAGTGACGGCAACAACGACGAGAGTCGTCAGACCTCTGGAGCCTACATCTTCAGACCCAACTCCTCCACACCTGTCATGGTCAGCAGTAAGGCCAGAGTGGAGATCTTTCAG AACTCGGTGGTGCAGGAGGTGCGGCAGTGGTTCTCTCCCTGGGTGTCTCAGGTGGTCCGACTCTACCCCGACAGTAAAGCCGTGGAGCTGGAGTGGACGGTCGGACCGGTGCCGGTCAG TGATGACCAGGGGAAGGAAGTGATCACTCGTCTGGACACCAGCATTAAAACCGCAGAGTTTTTCTACACCGACTCAAACGGCAGAGAAGTTCTCCAGAGAAA GAAAGATTTCCGCCCCACATGGCAGCTCAAGCAAACGGAACCCATTGCTGGAAATTATTACCCCATCAACTCTCGGGCCTTTCTAAAG GATGACAAGGACCAACTCACAGTCGTGACAGATCGCTCACAGGGAGGAGCGAGTATATACAACGGGTCTCTGGAGATCATG CTTCACCGCCGGCTGCTGCATGACGACTACCGCGGTGTCGGTGAAGCCCTTGATGAGAGTTCGGAGCTCTTCCCCGACGGCCTGGTGGTCCGCGGTCGCCACCTCCTCTCCCTGGAGCCGCCTGCCACCGCCGCAGACACACACCGCCCCCTGGCGCAGGAAGTGGTATCACAACCGCTGCTGTCCTTCACAGAGGGAGACCTGAACCCTAACGCACGGCTGGAG ttttcaggCCTTCAAGCAtcgctgccccctgctgtccaCCTCCTGACACTGAGTCAGTGGGACGAGGAGTCCGTCCTGCTCAGACTAGAGCATCAGTTCCAGAGCTGGGAGAGCAAAGCCAGCTCCCAACCCGTCACAGTCAACCTTCAG aAGCTGTTTTCCACTCTGAATGTTCTGGGTGTTTCTGAGCTGAACctttcagccaatcagtggaAAGATGAGATGAAGCGTTTTGATTGGTCTCCTGAAAAAG agaCTTTGACCTCAGAGGTAAATCTGATGTGCCGTTtgagcagccaatcagacgtcTTTGCAAGCTGCTCTAGTCCCGCCCACTTGGTTCAACGTGCTGAAGTTGACAGTTTAACTTGTTTGCAAAGTGCTTCAAcacaataa
- the LOC122830350 gene encoding protein GPR108 isoform X9: protein MSSLWLNDIVNYSLYPVGFSLSRSRVNGVLSYTAEETDVCPLTVTKTTNDEPLILFLIDSKQLGVNVTAMGVQDNFLIAKAKSDEPKEKKKVTKRADVNSLSDDSNGKPAKPDPKPDNKEEIPGGQKNEPPANEKSNAKDAKKVEETTFLLNSSVKPILALDNTNGLYNFSFLLVIGPKDQGLYSLKFHYCQNKAPGLKLPYALTVNVVERNPGSFLSAAEIPLSRLYICMAGVFFAAAMLWVYTLMKHRYSVFKIHWLMAALAFTKSTSLVFHSINYHFINIEGHPIEGWAVMYYITHLLKGALLFITLALIGTGWAFVKYILSDKEKKIFMIVIPLQVLANVAYIIIESTEEGSSEYYLWKEILFLVDLICCGAILFPVVWSIRHLQEASSTDGKAAMNLEKLKLFRHYYVMIVCYIYFTRIIAILLKITMPFQWQWCYELLVEVSTLIFFVLTGYKFRPASNNPYLQLPLDEEDVEMDEVVTESGALEGISKVKKTSNGRERQKEPAL from the exons ATGTCCTCCTTGTGGCTCAATGACATTGTGAACTACAGCCTCTACCCA GTTGGCTTCAGCCTGTCCAGGTCTCGAGTTAATGGGGTGTTGTCGTACACA GCGGAGGAGACGGACGTGTGCCCGCTCACAGTGACGAAGACCACCAACGACGAACCTCTCATTCTTTTTCTCATTGACAGCAAGCAACTGGG AGTCAACGTGACCGCCATGGGCGTTCAGGATAACTTCCTGATTGCCAAAGCCAAGTCGGATGAACCTAAAG aaaaaaagaaggttaCAAAGAGGGCTGATGTCAATTCATTATCAGACGATTCAAATGGGAAGCCAGCAAAGCCAGACCCAAAACCAGATAACAAGGAAGAGATCCCAGGAGGTCAGAAAAACGAACCACCAGCAAATGAAAAGTCAAATGCTAAGGATGCTAAGAAAGTGGAAGAAACTACATTCCTG CTGAACAGTTCAGTCAAGCCGATTTTAGCCCTGGACAATACAAATGGCTTATACAACTTCAGT TTCCTCCTGGTCATTGGCCCAAAGGATCAGGGTCTGTACAGCCTGAAGTTCCACTACTGTCAGAACAAGGCGCCCGGACTCAAGCTGCCTTATGCCTTGACT GTGAACGTGGTAGAGAGGAACCCAGGGAGCTTCCTCTCTGCAGCCGAAATCCCCTTGTCTCGTCTTTACATATGTATGGCCGGAGTCTTCTTCGCTGCTGCTATGTTGTGGGTCTACACGCTCATGAAGCACAG ATACAGCGTGTTTAAGATCCACTGGCTGATGGCTGCACTGGCATTCACCAAGTCCACATCTTTAGTTTTCCACAGT ATCAACTACCACTTTATCAACATTGAGGGTCACCCTATCGAAGGCTGGGCAGTCATGTATTATATCACACACCT GCTGAAGGGGGCGCTCCTGTTCATCACTCTGGCACTGATTGGGACGGGCTGGGCTTTTGTTAAATACATCCTCTCTGACAAAGAGAAGAAGATCTTTATGATAGTCATCCCTCTGCAG GTGCTGGCGAATGTTGCCTATATCATCATCGAGTCGACAGAAGAAGGCTCCAGTGAATACTACCTGTGGAAGGAGATCCTCTTTCTGGTGGACCTCATCTGCTGCGGAGCCATCCTGTTCCCCGTCGTCTG GTCTATCCGTCACTTACAGGAGGCTTCCAGCACAGACGGGAAAG CTGCCATGAACCTCGAGAAGCTCAAGCTGTTTAGGCATTACTACGTCATG ATCGTTTGCTACATCTACTTCACGAGGATCATAGCCATTTTGCTGAAGATCACAATGCCCTTCCAGTGGCAGTGGTGTTATGAG TTACTGGTGGAGGTGTCCACTCTGATCTTCTTCGTGCTGACCGGCTACAAGTTCCGACCGGCGTCCAACAACCCGTACCTGCAGCTGCCCCTGGACGAAGAAGACGTGGAGATGGATGAAGT agtgacAGAGTCGGGCGCTTTGGAGGGAATCTCCAAAGTTAAGAAGACGTCTAACGGACGTGAGCGCCAGAAAGAGCCCGCTCTGTGA
- the LOC122830350 gene encoding protein GPR108 isoform X8, protein MSSLWLNDIVNYSLYPVGFSLSRSRVNGVLSYTAEDSQELCPLKVTKSTNDEPLILFLIDSKQLGVNVIAMGVQDNFLIAKAKSDEPKEKKKVTKRADVDSISDDSNGKPAKPETSPKQDDKEEIPGGQKNEPPANEKSNAKDAKKVEETTFLLNSSVKPILALDNTNGLYKFSFLLVIGPKDQGLYSLKFHYCQNRVAGVKLPYALTVNVVERNPGSFLSAAEIPLSRLYICMAGVFFAAAMLWVYTLMKHRYSVFKIHWLMAALAFTKSTSLVFHSINYHFINIEGHPIEGWAVMYYITHLLKGALLFITLALIGTGWAFVKYILSDKEKKIFMIVIPLQVLANVAYIIIESTEEGSSEYYLWKEILFLVDLICCGAILFPVVWSIRHLQEASSTDGKAAMNLEKLKLFRHYYVMIVCYIYFTRIIAILLKITMPFQWQWCYELLVEVSTLIFFVLTGYKFRPASNNPYLQLPLDEEDVEMDEVVTESGALEGISKVKKTSNGRERQKEPAL, encoded by the exons GCGGAGGATTCGCAGGAGCTGTGCCCGCTCAAAGTGACGAAGTCCACCAACGACGAACCTCTCATTCTTTTTCTCATTGACAGCAAGCAACTGGG AGTCAACGTGATCGCCATGGGCGTTCAGGATAACTTCCTGATTGCCAAAGCCAAGTCGGATGAACCTAAAG aaaaaaagaaggttaCAAAGAGGGCTGATGTCGATTCAATATCAGACGATTCAAATGGGAAGCCAGCAAAGCCAGAAACAAGCCCAAAACAAGATGACAAGGAAGAGATCCCAGGAGGTCAGAAAAACGAACCACCAGCAAATGAAAAGTCAAATGCTAAGGATGCTAAGAAAGTGGAAGAAACTACATTCCTG CTGAACAGTTCAGTCAAGCCGATTTTAGCCCTGGACAATACGAATGGCTTATACAAATTCAGT TTCCTCCTGGTCATTGGCCCAAAGGATCAGGGTCTGTACAGCCTGAAGTTCCACTACTGTCAGAACAGGGTGGCCGGAGTCAAGCTGCCTTATGCCTTGACT GTGAACGTGGTAGAGAGGAACCCAGGGAGCTTCCTCTCTGCAGCCGAAATCCCCTTGTCTCGTCTTTACATATGTATGGCCGGAGTCTTCTTCGCTGCTGCTATGTTGTGGGTCTACACGCTCATGAAGCACAG ATACAGCGTGTTTAAGATCCACTGGCTGATGGCTGCACTGGCATTCACCAAGTCCACATCTTTAGTTTTCCACAGT ATCAACTACCACTTTATCAACATTGAGGGTCACCCTATCGAAGGCTGGGCAGTCATGTATTATATCACACACCT GCTGAAGGGGGCGCTCCTGTTCATCACTCTGGCACTGATTGGGACGGGCTGGGCTTTTGTTAAATACATCCTCTCTGACAAAGAGAAGAAGATCTTTATGATAGTCATCCCTCTGCAG GTGCTGGCGAATGTTGCCTATATCATCATCGAGTCGACAGAAGAAGGCTCCAGTGAATACTACCTGTGGAAGGAGATCCTCTTTCTGGTGGACCTCATCTGCTGCGGAGCCATCCTGTTCCCCGTCGTCTG GTCTATCCGTCACTTACAGGAGGCTTCCAGCACAGACGGGAAAG CTGCCATGAACCTCGAGAAGCTCAAGCTGTTTAGGCATTACTACGTCATG ATCGTTTGCTACATCTACTTCACGAGGATCATAGCCATTTTGCTGAAGATCACAATGCCCTTCCAGTGGCAGTGGTGTTATGAG TTACTGGTGGAGGTGTCCACTCTGATCTTCTTCGTGCTGACCGGCTACAAGTTCCGACCGGCGTCCAACAACCCGTACCTGCAGCTGCCCCTGGACGAAGAAGACGTGGAGATGGATGAAGT agtgacAGAGTCGGGCGCTTTGGAGGGAATCTCCAAAGTTAAGAAGACGTCTAACGGACGTGAGCGCCAGAAAGAGCCCGCTCTGTGA
- the LOC122830350 gene encoding protein GPR108 isoform X3 encodes MAVPHIQFSVAVILLLVLLSGCNARIHKLSLKNETRFAIDLNNFGFFANGTLNVSMSSLWLNDIVNYSLYPVGFSLSRSRVNGVLSYTAEETDVCPLTVTKTTNDEPLILFLIDSKQLGVNVTAMGVQDNFLIAKAKSDEPKEKKKVTKRADVNSLSDDSNGKPAKPDPKPDNKEEIPGGQKNEPPANEKSNAKDAKKVEETTFLLNSSVKPILALDNTNGLYNFSFLLVIGPKDQGLYSLKFHYCQNKAPGLKLPYALTVNVVERNPGSFLSAAEIPLSRLYICMAGVFFAAAMLWVYTLMKHRYSVFKIHWLMAALAFTKSTSLVFHSINYHFINIEGHPIEGWAVMYYITHLLKGALLFITLALIGTGWAFVKYILSDKEKKIFMIVIPLQVLANVAYIIIESTEEGSSEYYLWKEILFLVDLICCGAILFPVVWSIRHLQEASSTDGKAAMNLEKLKLFRHYYVMIVCYIYFTRIIAILLKITMPFQWQWCYELLVEVSTLIFFVLTGYKFRPASNNPYLQLPLDEEDVEMDEVVTESGALEGISKVKKTSNGRERQKEPAL; translated from the exons ATGGCTGTGCCGCACATACAGTTCTCCGTTGCAGTAATTTTACTCTTAGTACTGCTGTCGGGGTGTAACGCGAGGATACACAAGCTCAGTCTAAAG aacGAGACACGGTTTGCCATTGACCTCAAcaattttggtttttttgcaaaTGGAACTCTAAATGTGAGCATGTCCTCCTTGTGGCTCAATGACATTGTGAACTACAGCCTCTACCCA GTTGGCTTCAGCCTGTCCAGGTCTCGAGTTAATGGGGTGTTGTCGTACACA GCGGAGGAGACGGACGTGTGCCCGCTCACAGTGACGAAGACCACCAACGACGAACCTCTCATTCTTTTTCTCATTGACAGCAAGCAACTGGG AGTCAACGTGACCGCCATGGGCGTTCAGGATAACTTCCTGATTGCCAAAGCCAAGTCGGATGAACCTAAAG aaaaaaagaaggttaCAAAGAGGGCTGATGTCAATTCATTATCAGACGATTCAAATGGGAAGCCAGCAAAGCCAGACCCAAAACCAGATAACAAGGAAGAGATCCCAGGAGGTCAGAAAAACGAACCACCAGCAAATGAAAAGTCAAATGCTAAGGATGCTAAGAAAGTGGAAGAAACTACATTCCTG CTGAACAGTTCAGTCAAGCCGATTTTAGCCCTGGACAATACAAATGGCTTATACAACTTCAGT TTCCTCCTGGTCATTGGCCCAAAGGATCAGGGTCTGTACAGCCTGAAGTTCCACTACTGTCAGAACAAGGCGCCCGGACTCAAGCTGCCTTATGCCTTGACT GTGAACGTGGTAGAGAGGAACCCAGGGAGCTTCCTCTCTGCAGCCGAAATCCCCTTGTCTCGTCTTTACATATGTATGGCCGGAGTCTTCTTCGCTGCTGCTATGTTGTGGGTCTACACGCTCATGAAGCACAG ATACAGCGTGTTTAAGATCCACTGGCTGATGGCTGCACTGGCATTCACCAAGTCCACATCTTTAGTTTTCCACAGT ATCAACTACCACTTTATCAACATTGAGGGTCACCCTATCGAAGGCTGGGCAGTCATGTATTATATCACACACCT GCTGAAGGGGGCGCTCCTGTTCATCACTCTGGCACTGATTGGGACGGGCTGGGCTTTTGTTAAATACATCCTCTCTGACAAAGAGAAGAAGATCTTTATGATAGTCATCCCTCTGCAG GTGCTGGCGAATGTTGCCTATATCATCATCGAGTCGACAGAAGAAGGCTCCAGTGAATACTACCTGTGGAAGGAGATCCTCTTTCTGGTGGACCTCATCTGCTGCGGAGCCATCCTGTTCCCCGTCGTCTG GTCTATCCGTCACTTACAGGAGGCTTCCAGCACAGACGGGAAAG CTGCCATGAACCTCGAGAAGCTCAAGCTGTTTAGGCATTACTACGTCATG ATCGTTTGCTACATCTACTTCACGAGGATCATAGCCATTTTGCTGAAGATCACAATGCCCTTCCAGTGGCAGTGGTGTTATGAG TTACTGGTGGAGGTGTCCACTCTGATCTTCTTCGTGCTGACCGGCTACAAGTTCCGACCGGCGTCCAACAACCCGTACCTGCAGCTGCCCCTGGACGAAGAAGACGTGGAGATGGATGAAGT agtgacAGAGTCGGGCGCTTTGGAGGGAATCTCCAAAGTTAAGAAGACGTCTAACGGACGTGAGCGCCAGAAAGAGCCCGCTCTGTGA